The nucleotide window CGAGCGGGGCCAGGATCCAGAAGGCCCACGCCTCGCCGGTGGAGACCTGGCCGGCGGCCTCAGCCGCGAGGGCGATCATCGGGCCACCTCGCCGAGCGCGTCCTTGACGACCGCCGGCGTCAGCGGCGCCCGCTCGGCGCCGGCGGAGGTGCCCGGGTTGGTCAGCGCGCCGAGGTAGTAGTCCTTGTCGGTCTCGCCGAGCCGCATCGGGTGCGGCGGCTGCTCCATGCCGGGCAGCAGCGGCGCCAGGAGCTCCTTCTTGGTGAAGATGAGGTCCTGGCGGTTGTCGCGGGCGAGCTCGTACTCGTTGCTCATGGTCAGCGAACGGGTCGGGCACGCCTCGATGCACAGGCCGCAGAAGATGCAGCGCGCGTAGTTGATCTGGTAGATGCTCGCGTACCGCTCACCGGGCGAGAAGCGCTGCTCGTCGGTGTTGTCGCCGCCCTCGACGTAGATCGCGTCGGCCGGGCAGGCCCAGGCGCACAGCTCGCAGCCGATGCACTTCTCCAGGCCGTCCGGGTGCCGGTTGAGGATGTGCCGGCCGTGGTAGCGCGGCGCCGGCTTCGGCGGCGAGAACGGATAGTCGGTCGTGATGACCTTGCGGAACATGTGCGCGAAGGTGACCCCGAAGCCCTTGAACGAGCCCGTGAACGTTCCCACGTCACACCTCCTTGTCTGACGTGTCGTCCGGGCTGGGAGTCGTGCCGCCGACCGTGGCCGGCTGGCGTTCGGCGACCGCGCGGCGCGCCCGCGGACTGGGCGGCACCTGGAGGTCCATCGGCGGCACCGGGAAGCTGCCCGGTGGCCGGGCGGCGAGCTGTTCCTCGATGGAGTACACGCGTGCCTTCTTGCTGGCCGGCCAGAGCAGCGCGATGCCGAGCACCAGCACCGCGGCGACGATGTAGACCACGATGCGGGCGCTGCCCTCGACCCGGGTGTTGGTGACCCGGACCCCGGCCAGGAAGAGGATCCAGACCAGGTTGACCGGGATGAGCACCTTCCAGCCGAAGCGCATGAACTGGTCGTAGCGCATCCGGGGCAGGGTCGCCCGCAGCCAGATGAAGCCGAACAGCAGGATCAGCACCTTGCCGAGCCACCAGAGCAGCGGCCAGTAACCGGAGTTGGCGCCCGCCCACCAGGTGGTGATCGGAGCCGGCGCCCGCCA belongs to Amorphoplanes digitatis and includes:
- the nuoI gene encoding NADH-quinone oxidoreductase subunit NuoI yields the protein MGTFTGSFKGFGVTFAHMFRKVITTDYPFSPPKPAPRYHGRHILNRHPDGLEKCIGCELCAWACPADAIYVEGGDNTDEQRFSPGERYASIYQINYARCIFCGLCIEACPTRSLTMSNEYELARDNRQDLIFTKKELLAPLLPGMEQPPHPMRLGETDKDYYLGALTNPGTSAGAERAPLTPAVVKDALGEVAR